The following proteins are encoded in a genomic region of Dioscorea cayenensis subsp. rotundata cultivar TDr96_F1 chromosome 8, TDr96_F1_v2_PseudoChromosome.rev07_lg8_w22 25.fasta, whole genome shotgun sequence:
- the LOC120267691 gene encoding polygalacturonase inhibitor-like, producing MAATTTTIKTLPCFLSLIFLLIFTSFLPSTTSKLCNKHDQKALLALKTSFNHSDPFPTWTPIFDCCDWYGVTCNQTTGRVYSLDLTTDLTGVVPPALGDLPTLQVLRLHKVPNLHSPIPHSITKLKLLRFLTISWGSLSGPIPTFLSQLPSLESLDLSFNQLSGNIPPSLGHLPALRVIDLSRNHLTGTIPETLFHIINPKTTFPTLILSHNNLTGPIPSSFANVDFAALDVSRNKLTGNPSFLFGQSKSADTIVLARNQFKFDLSRVVFPENVDVLQLEHNMIYGSIPNQITMVSTLQFFNVSYNRLCGEIPTGGQLGSFDEYSFIHNKCLCGTPLPPCK from the coding sequence ATGgctgccaccaccaccactattAAAACTCTCCCATGTTTCCTCTCATTAATCTTTCTCCTCATCTTCACTTCCTTTCTTCCTTCCACAACCTCAAAACTCTGCAACAAACATGACCAAAAAGCTCTCCTCGCCCTCAAAACTTCCTTCAACCATTCAGACCCTTTCCCAACTTGGACTCCAATCTTTGATTGCTGTGATTGGTATGGTGTTACCTGCAACCAAACAACGGGCCGTGTCTACAGCCTTGACTTAACCACCGACCTCACCGGCGTTGTCCCTCCTGCTCTCGGTGATCTCCCAACCCTCCAAGTCCTCCGTCTTCACAAGGTCCCCAATCTCCACAGCCCCATTCCTCACTCCATCACCAAACTCAAACTCCTTCGCTTTCTAACCATCTCTTGGGGTTCACTCTCAGGTCCAATCCCAACTTTCCTCTCTCAACTCCCTTCCCTTGAGAGCCTTGACCTCTCCTTCAACCAACTATCCGGCAACATCCCACCGTCTCTCGGTCACCTCCCGGCCCTTCGTGTCATTGATCTTAGCCGGAACCACCTCACCGGCACCATTCCAGAGACTCTCTTCCACATCATTAATCCTAAAACTACTTTCCCAACCCTCATCCTCTCCCACAACAACCTCACCGGACCAATACCGTCTTCTTTCGCCAATGTAGACTTTGCCGCTTTAGATGTTTCAAGAAACAAGCTCACCGGAAATCCATCTTTCTTATTCGGCCAATCCAAGTCAGCAGACACCATTGTTTTGGCAAGGAATCAGTTCAAGTTTGATCTTTCCCGGGTTGTGTTCCCGGAGAATGTTGATGTACTGCAACTAGAGCATAATATGATATATGGGAGTATTCCTAATCAGATAACCATGGTTTCAACGTTGCAGTTCTTCAACGTGAGTTATAACCGGCTCTGCGGTGAGATCCCCACCGGCGGTCAGCTCGGAAGTTTCGATGAGTATTCGTTCATTCATAACAAGTGTCTCTGTGGAACTCCTCTGCCACCATGCAAGTGA
- the LOC120267923 gene encoding polygalacturonase inhibitor-like: MSIKMIMTPNSLFHKTMSPLLALLAISVSLIPASFALCNEHDKQTLLIIRDSFGSSNPPWHSDIACCDWPGIDCDADGHVTGMAILENPLVGPIPSAIGDLHYLQVVRLHKLPNLYGTIPPEITKLSKLRFLTISWTGIYGSVPAFLAKLTALEQLDLSFNKLSGFIPSSLGDLPKLYSIDISRNNLTGTIPASLFHKVPNSYLLLSHNNLTGPIPRSFQEVDFTRVDLSRNKLTGDASVLFGRSKSTQSIDLSRNKLTFDLSNVKFPEAELISLELNHNMIYGSIPKQITKVPNLQGFNVSYNRLCGEIPRGGKLGQFDKYSFFHNKCLCGPPLAPCA, encoded by the coding sequence ATGTCTATAAAAATGATCATGACACCAAACTCTCTCTTTCACAAAACAATGTCTCCTCTTCTTGCATTGCTTGCAATCTCTGTTTCTCTAATCCCTGCTAGTTTTGCTCTCTGCAATGAACATGATAAGCAAACATTGTTGATAATCAGGGACTCCTTTGGGAGCTCAAATCCTCCATGGCACAGTGACATTGCTTGCTGTGACTGGCCCGGCATTGACTGTGATGCCGACGGTCATGTTACCGGCATGGCTATCCTCGAGAACCCGCTTGTTGGCCCCATTCCTTCGGCTATCGGTGATCTTCATTATCTCCAAGTTGTTCGCCTTCATAAACTGCCGAACCTTTATGGTACTATACCTCCAGAGATCACAAAGCTTTCTAAACTTCGGTTTCTGACCATCAGCTGGACCGGGATATATGGCTCCGTCCCGGCTTTCCTTGCTAAACTTACTGCTCTTGAGCAGCTTGATCTCTCATTCAATAAGCTTTCCGGCTTCATCCCGTCCTCCCTCGGGGACTTACCGAAACTCTACTCGATTGATATTAGCCGGAACAACCTCACTGGAACCATTCCTGCCTCTCTTTTCCACAAGGTCCCTAATTCATACCTCCTGCTCTCTCACAATAATCTCACTGGTCCTATTCCGAGATCTTTCCAAGAAGTTGACTTCACAAGGGTTGACCTTTCGAGGAACAAGTTGACTGGAGACGCGTCAGTATTGTTCGGACGGTCAAAGTCCACACAGAGCATTGACTTGTCAAGGAACAAACTGACGTTTGATCTAAGCAATGTGAAATTCCCTGAGGCTGAGTTGATTTCATTGGAATTAAACCATAACATGATTTATGGAAGCATACCGAAGCAGATAACCAAAGTGCCAAACTTGCAGGGCTTCAATGTGAGCTACAACAGGCTCTGCGGCGAGATCCCCAGAGGAGGGAAACTGGGACAATTTGACAAGTACTCTTTCTTCCATAACAAGTGTCTCTGTGGGCCTCCTCTTGCGCCATGTGCCTGA